One genomic window of Lepeophtheirus salmonis chromosome 5, UVic_Lsal_1.4, whole genome shotgun sequence includes the following:
- the Bap170 gene encoding SWI/SNF nucleosome remodeling complex component: MAQLLNKSPELYNQEKKAFLKELKHFHDQRGTPFKRIPNINGKEIDLYHLYWVVTAHGGWEKVNSRNAWEDFLETFELGQATTNAALGLKQIYLRYLDSYEKYHFLGEDEDREDDWYNDEEESRSRRQKAQKLHASVPLSYNHGQHNVNENLRSYYGFSTNVYRRTDYDRLTLSLSSPLPNEQDFAINTCTLLSNEGKHTLKLAKCERLLDHLLAHAGVYNDESYRVYMENQYLESRNYDLYSFWKDVCHLESVRQLILRCDDQKSSSFSSSRRRRRIHDDKSDSSSDDNSEGIMSLPSPKQRLNAVKRKAKSEIEDARPGSPSIFAIGRLGGTQELTGQRVRQIATIIRNLSFEEENAQIIAKSIPCLRFCLLCASSKWSNLNQMGFDILSNIAGDMILDDSFCENTHLTEILLSTIISGISSSDRFQVISSLDVLNKLCLQSRNEHYLENFLGHGVYSQLIAYLSLHDIHLLISTLECLYSLSSLGEISCNSIARISGAVDSLVSLTTAEAQSYGPKACVLMRVVEYVPGGAPLTIKGQSPCVKPSVKTPSTQVTQLSNVRPQQIIRSQHPHTIQQATQMRTVAPISQIGTTYQQKPTQVVQLAQGASGVVKIPIHSLPVVRHTMTPQQTRVTQIAMNAPVAQAVTQQQKQQIPAVISVQSPNISVPIRQAFSQPQQPQLQITHQQQQPQIQLTQPHLQITQQPQLQITQQQPQLQVTQQPSPLQVTPQQLSQIQVTQQQPQLQVVQQQPQLHVVQQQHQLQVVQQQPQLQITQQQTQVQISNSQEAQQTLRSQQVSLRINNDESNRQLCLSWLRATYETCPISHIEQFIMYKQYLASMHKMGREDVISDQHHVVCVRTLFGGDVGPNSKLLPNGKTERHFEGVKVRAVPQPLRLPAVNNQVETPQKPPQQSVVLLSGNNNSRCTPTPPPVIQTSQTTVVPVPPQSPILTNLLHRKSPDPKNSQVYSRNNETNENLDSIVPKENKLLKVNSDDHKPQGNGMLANLLEQKKDVDKITVNGAIGGVVTEIIQTVNGIEYDEFQSRKRSTVAIEQPPAKKIILTNGGGMNLDGLGEKEEVITQQVGTGNIVSSSVGVQQQSILMNSSGQIIVGQTANVKTSAPQQQQLIMQQQQRILPPGTRIVSATSSEGASTVQQPILMKTTSPPAITNGGTPTTNVGGVGQNQKTIIILPYSGVLPAQQNVNTTINTGSNSVQNVNGGGIPSTANGAHTIMVSSQTPSNIISGVSSNGPPVVSPSSVPSAPTPPPQMQEVVLKPNPACPFLCEWSGCMKAFKTPKEVENHAIKAHCPIEMDDIPCLWSRCDGMKRKRFSLMTHIQDRHCHPQLMKLMAVRRVQLAQNGKSDVPLPPAPPPHPGYAPNAAYHAIKRHALEFVSPKEMAMRDEKEGPVTKSIRLTSSLILKNLVIYSALGKSKLRAYESHLSTVALSNVESSRTMSQILYDMSEKDQKT; this comes from the exons ATGGCTCAACTACTCAACAAGTCACCGGAGCTCTACAACCAAGAAAAAAAGGCTTTTCTAAAGGAGCTCAAACATTTCCACGATCAAAGAGG tacacCTTTCAAAAGAATTCCCAATATAAATGGAAAAGAGATTGATTTATACCATCTGTATTGGGTTGTTACAGCTCATGGTGGTTGGGAAAAG gTAAATAGTCGTAATGCATGGGAAGATTTTTTGGAGACTTTTGAATTAGGACAAGCTACTACAAATGCTGCCTTGGGCTTGAAGCAAATTTATTTGCGATATTTAGACTCATATGAAAAATATCACTTTCTTGGAGAAGATGAAGACAGGGAAGACGATTGGTATAATGATGAGGAAGAATCAAGGTCTAGGAGACAAAAAGCACAGAAACTTCATGCTTCTGTTCCCTTGTCGTATAATCACGGACAACATAATGTTAATG AAAACCTTCGCAGTTATTATGGTTTTTCAACTAATGTATACCGACGTACGGACTATGATCGATTAACTTTGTCTTTAAGTTCTCCTTTACCAAATGAACAAGACTTTGCTATAAATACATGTACCTTATTGTCCAATGAAGGAAAGCACACATTGAAATTGGCTAAATGTGAGAGACTTTTGGATCATTTGTTAGCTCATGCTGGTGTTTATAATGACG AAAGTTATCGTGTTTACATGGAAAATCAGTACCTTGAATCTCGCAATTACGATTTGTATTCATTTTGGAAAGATGTTTGCCATTTGGAATCAGTGCGACAATTAATACTTCGTTGTGATGATCAaaagtcttcttctttttcttcatcaagACGAAGAAGACGTATTCATGATGATAAATCTGATAGTTCTTCAGATGATAACAGTGAAGGTATTATGTCCTTACCAAGTCCGAAGCAGCGATTGAATGCTGTTAAGCGAAAGGCAAAAAGTGAAATCGAAGATGCTAGGCCGGGGTCTCCATCTATATTCGCTATTGGAAGACTCGGGGGTACTCAAGAACTCACTGGTCAAAGGGTCCGTCAAATTGCCACAATAATTCGAAACCTTAgttttgaagaggaaaatgcgCAAATAATAGCTAAAAGCATCCCTTGTTTGAG aTTCTGTCTTCTTTGTGCAAGTTCGAAATGGAGCAACTTGAATCAAATGggttttgatattttaagtaatattgcTGGTGACATGATTCTTGATGATTCTTTTTGTGAAAATACCCATTTGACAGAAATTCTACTTTCGACAATCATATCTGGAATTTCTTCATCTGACCGTTTCCAAGTAATTTCCTCTCTCGATGTTTTAAACAAACTCTGCTTGCAATCAAGAAATGAACACTACTTAGAAAACTTTCTGGGTCATGGAGTTTACTCTCAATTGATTGCCTATCTTTCCCTTCACGATATTCATTTACTTATATCTACATTGGAATGTTTGTATTCGCTCTCTTCTCTTGGAGAAATATCATGCAATTCTATTGCTCGCATTTCTGGTGCAGTTGATTCCTTAGTAAGTTTAACCACTGCTGAGGCTCAGAGTTATGGTCCTAAAGCTTGTGTTTTAATGCGTGTTGTGGAATATGTTCCTGGAGGAGCTCCTTTGACAATTAAAGGACAGTCGCCTTGCGTTAAACCTTCTGTTAAAACACCTAGTACACAAGTCACTCAACTCAGTAATGTTAGACCACAACAAATCATACGTTCCCAACATCCACATACTATTCAACAAGCTACACAAATGAGAACTGTTGCTCCTATTTCTCAAATAGGAACAACTTATCAGCAAAAACCTACTCAAGTAGTACAATTGGCACAGGGAGCCTCTGGTGTTGTAAAAATTCCAATTCATTCATTGCCAGTAGTGCGGCATACAATGACACCTCAACAGACTCGTGTAACCCAGATAGCAATGAATGCCCCCGTTGCTCAAGCTGTTACCCAACAACAAAAACAGCAAATTCCTGCAGTTATATCAGTGCAAAGTCCCAATATTTCGGTGCCTATTCGGCAAGCCTTTTCTCAGCCGCAACAACCTCAATTGCAAATAACCCATCAGCAGCAGCAACCTCAAATTCAATTAACGCAACCACATCTACAAATAACCCAGCAACCCCAATTGCAAATAACCCAACAACAGCCACAACTTCAAGTTACACAACAGCCTTCCCCATTACAAGTAACTCCTCAACAACTATCACAGATACAAGTGACGCAGCAACAACCACAGCTGCAAGTAGTTCAACAACAACCTCAGCTGCATGTAGTTCAACAACAACATCAGCTGCAAGTAGTTCAACAACAACCTCAATTGCAAATAACCCAACAACAGACGCAAGTACAAATCTCTAATTCGCAGGAGGCACAACAAACTCTGAGATCTCAACAAGTATCTCTTAGAATCAATAATGATGAATCAAATAGACAATTATGCTTATCTTGGCTAAGAGCAACATATGAAACATGTCCGATTTCACACATTGaacaatttattatgtataagcAGTATTTAGCTTCTATGCACAAAATGGGCAGAGAAGATGTCATTTCGGACCAACATCATGTTGTTTGTGTCAG gaCTCTCTTTGGTGGAGACGTTGGGCCTAATTCCAAATTATTACCAAACGGAAAAACAGAGCGACATTTCGAAGGAGTAAAAGTTCGTGCAGTGCCTCAGCCCTTACGCTTGCCTGCTGTAAATAACCAAGTGGAGACACCACAGAAGCCTCCACAACAATCGGTTGTGTTATTGTCAGGAAATAATAATTCCAGATGTACTCCAACTCCTCCGCCTGTAATCCAAACATCACAAACTACTGTTGTTCCTGTCCCTCCACAATCTCCAATACTGACAAATCTTCTACATCGAAAAAGTCCCGACCCGAAGAACTCACAG gTATATTCTCGAAATAACGAGACCAATGAAAATCTTGATAGCATCGTTCCTAAAGAGAATAAGCTTTTAAAAGTCAATTCTGATGATCATAAACCTCAAGGAAATGGTATGCTAGCCAATTTACTTGAACAAAAGAAAGATGTAGACAAAATTACTGTGAATGGAGCTATAGGAGGAGTAGTTACTGAGATTATACAAACAGTGAATGGAATAGAATATGATGAATTCCAATCACGTAAACGATCAACTGTTGCCATTGAACAACCACCagctaagaaaattattttaactaacgGTGGTGGAATGAACTTAGATGGTTTAGGTGAGAAGGAAGAAGTCATTACTCAGCAAGTAGGAACTGGAAATATTGTGTCCTCTTCCGTTGGCGTGCaacaacaatcaattttgatgaaTTCATCTGGGCAAATAATAGTTGGTCAGACAGCAAACGTCAAAACATCCGCACCCCAACAACAGCAACTAATAATGCAACAACAACAACGTATTCTTCCTCCTGGAACGAGAATTGTTTCTGCAACTTCTTCAGAAGGAGCATCAACTGTGCAACAACCTATATTAATGAAAACGACAAGCCCTCCAGCCATTACTAATGGGGGTACTCCTACGACTAACGTTGGAGGGGTGGgacaaaatcaaaagactatTATAATATTGCCTTACTCTGGAGTACTTCCAGCTCAACAAAATGTGAATACTACAATTAATACTGGTAGTAATTCTGTCCAAAATGTTAATGGTGGGGGAATACCTTCAACTGCAAACGGTGCACATACTATTATGGTCTCTTCGCAGACCCCATCAAATATCATTTCAGGAGTATCTTCTAATGGGCCTCCAGTTGTATCGCCCTCTTCCGTCCCTTCTGCCCCTACTCCTCCACCTCAGATGCAAGAAGTTGTGCTCAAACCAAATCCTGCATGTCCATTTTTATGTGAATGGAGTGGATGCATGAAAGCTTTCAAAACCCCTAAAGAAGTTGAGAATCACGCCATTAAAGCACATTGTCCTATAGAGATGGACGACATTCCTTGTTTATGGAGTAGATGTGACGGCATGAAAAGGAAGAGATTTTCACTTATGACGCATATTCAGGATCGGCATTGCCATCCACAG TTAATGAAATTAATGGCTGTTCGTCGAGTACAGTTGGCTCAAAACGGAAAATCTGACGTCCCTCTTCCACCAGCTCCCCCTCCTCACCCCGGTTATGCACCTAATGCGGCGTACCATGCCATCAAGCGACATGCTCTTGAATTTGTCAGTCCCAAGGAAATGGCG ATGAGAGATGAAAAAGAAGGTCCAGTTACAAAAAGTATAAGATTGACTTCTTCTCTTATATTGAAAAACCTAGTCATTTATTCAGCCTTGGGAAAATC aaaattacgGGCATATGAGTCGCATCTATCTACCGTTGCGTTAAGTAATGTAGAATCATCTCGAACTATGAGTCAGATACTCTATGATATGTctgaaaaagatcaaaaaacGTAA
- the pod1 gene encoding coronin-7 isoform X2: protein MAWRFKASKYKNAAPIVPKFEQHIRDLSIGSYRSHGNFIAASAAFMAFNWDAHGSSLAVLPLEAKGRVNKTNIPVIHAHSDMVTDFKFSPFDDGLLATGSQDLTIKLWRIPESGLTSNLSNPELTLPLQPKRVETVEFHPAADNVLCTSSGTSLTIWDLIEAKDLYSFCNHEDEVQSVAWRNGSGRLLASQCKDKKLRILDPRQGSVAAICNSHEGLKDSKVVWIGDSDRLFTSGFSGDRLREITIRDMRNLETPVKNMGLDMSSGILVPLFDPDTNMCFLSGKGDRNIQFIELTDREPYIVEGLKYSGDQTKGACLVPKRAMNVMQGEVNRILQLCDSSIVPIMWQVPRKTYRDYHADIYPETNGLEASMSSGNWWSQNCDTPPSKIDLNPKSRLKENLVIFQETPLGQRELIKSVKSSNGKHSNGSSSVNGKKSKDDDPEFVPVSSSQAQISEDSSNDSNEGLAVLRRQPSIRDRKKLFEENIRKSLSDTKETVETDGTSTGSTTPSPTNSISPSEIKTIDENKENKLRNQSSIELRSKNPDQKVPRPMSKVFGRISKFKHLKGESLHKSKHFENLKNLSKTVPAECNMVHANRKRIVLPISGPGGKLAVFEISKSGRIPDGVLPVLINKSNVMDFMWDPFDDNHLVAACDDGYLRHWKIPDSGLKQPINEPDLCFQTHNDKVQIVKFHPLAKDIVLTACFNRSVRVWDLNDMSEPKFELKGHEDQLFSAEWSPCGKFVATLCKDKKIRIYEPRQSLLPIIEGGEVTPKKGARVVWVLNGQYLIITGFSRQSEQQVSVYKVDDLAQVNSVILAVSPSVLIPYYDEDSNTLFLTGRGESTVTTFEVAHDAPHLFGLSPYRPSGLHQGFAFLPKITCNVKEVEFAKAFRLTNNTIEPISFSVPRVKTAYFQDDLFPPTRILWEHTMSADEWLRGVKKDTPRISLKPDDMKCLSEANQGSDTSVTNGVNGSAKHNIRNSLPKLEQIKERAVINPSDLSATIAKIIPKMDDVLEQDLMEGVDPSEWDE, encoded by the exons ATGGCATGGAGATTTAAAGCCTCAAAGTACAAAAATGCTGCACCCATTGTACCCAAATTTGAACAACATATCCGTGATCTTTCTATTGGAAGTTATAGATCTCATGGAAATTTCATTGCTGCCAGTGCAGCCTTTATGGCCTTTAATTGGGATGCACATGGCTCGAGTCTAGCTGTATTACCTCTTGAGGCCAAGGGACGTGTTAACAAAACTAACATTCCAGTTATTCATGCTCACTCTGACATGGTGACGGACTTCAAGTTCTCTCCTTTTGATGATGGTCTATTGGCAACTGGATCTCAAGATTTGACG ATTAAATTGTGGAGAATTCCAGAGTCTGGACTAACTTCAAATCTATCCAATCCAGAACTTACACTCCCATTACAACCAAAGAGGGTTGAAACAGTTGAGTTTCACCCCGCTGCTGATAATGTTCTTTGTACTTCCTCCGGAACAAGTTTAACCATTTGGGATTTAATCGAAGCAAAGGATCTCTACTCTTTTTGT AACCATGAAGATGAAGTTCAAAGTGTGGCATGGCGCAATGGAAGTGGTCGATTACTAGCTTCTCAATGTAAAGACAAAAAACTTAGAATTTTGGACCCTAGACAAGGATCTGTTGCAGCCATATGCAATTCACACGAAGGACTCAAAGATTCTAAAGTTGTTTGGATCGGAGATTCGGATCGACTCTTTACATCTGGATTTAGTGGT GATAGACTTCGAGAAATAACCATTCGTGATATGAGAAATCTTGAAACTCCCGTCAAAAATATGGGACTGGATATGTCGTCAGG aatcctAGTTCCATTGTTTGATCCTGATACCAATATGTGCTTTCTTAGTGGAAAGGGAGATCGCAATATCCAATTTATTGAGCTTACTGATCGTGAACCTTACATTGTTGAAGGTTTGAAATATTCTGGCGATCAAACCAAAGGAGCATGCCTTGTACCTAAACGAGCCATGAATGTCATGCAAGGAGAAGTAAATCGCATTCTTCAATTGTGCGACTCTTCAATTGTCCCCATTATGTGGCAAGTTCCACGTAAA ACATATCGGGATTATCATGCTGATATCTATCCCGAGACAAATGGTCTTGAAGCCTCTATGAGCTCTGGAAACTGGTGGTCGCAAAATTGCGACACACCACCATCAAAAATTGATCTTAATCCTAAAAGTCGTCTCAAGGAAAACCTAGTCATATTTCAGGAAACTCCTCTAGGCCAAAGAGAACTCATTAAGTCAGTCAAGTCGTCCAACGGGAAACATTCAAATGGAAGTTCGAGTGTGAATGGGAAGAAGTCAAAGGATGATGAT cctGAATTTGTACCAGTCTCGTCTAGTCAAGCTCAAATCTCTGAGGATTCTTCTAATGATTCAAATGAAGGGCTTGCTGTTCTTCGAAGACAACCCAGCATTAGAGACAGAAAGAAA ctttttgaagaaaatataagaaaaagctTATCAGATACCAAAGAAA ccgTAGAAACAGATGGTACGTCTACTGGATCCACAACGCCGAGTCCAACAAACTCAATTTCCCCTAGTGAAATCAAAACCATTGatgaaaataaggaaaataaactCCGAAATCAATCATCAATAGAGTTAAGATCAAAAAATCCTGACCAAAAGGTACCTCGACCCATGAGTAAGGTATTTGGTCGTATATCTAAATTCAAACATCTGAAAGGTGAATCCCTACATAAAAgcaaacattttgaaaatttgaaaaatctcaGCAAGACTGTGCCTGCTGAATGTAATATGGTTCATG CCAATCGCAAGAGAATTGTTTTGCCTATATCAGGACCTGGAGGAAAATTAgctgtttttgaaatttcaaaatctggTCGTATTCCAGATGGAGTCCTGCCAGTCCTCATCAACAAGTCGAATGTTATGGACTTTATGTGGGATCCATTTGATGATAATCACTTGGTAGCTGCGTGCGATGATGGATATTTGAGGCACTGGAAAATCCCTGACAGCGGATTAAAACAGCCTATCAATGAACCTGATTTATGTTTCCAAACACATAATGATAAAGTTCAAATTGTTAAGTTCCATCCTTTGGCTAAAGATATTGTACTTACAGCATGTTTCAATCGCTCGGTTAGAGTATGGGATTTAAACGATATGAGTGAGCCCAAATTTGAACTAAAG gGTCATGAAGATCAACTCTTTAGTGCAGAGTGGAGCCCATGTGGAAAATTTGTTGCTACACTCtgtaaggataaaaaaatacgtatttatGAACCTAGACAAAGCTTACTACCTATAATTGAAGGAGGCGAAGTAACACCAAAGAAGGGTGCCCGTGTTGTATGGGTGCTTAATGgtcaatatttgataattacgGGTTTCAGTCGTCAATCTGAACAGCAGGTTTCCGTTTACAAGGTAGACGATTTAGCACAAGTTAATTCTGTCATTCTTGCTGTGAGTCCTTCAGTACTTATTCCCTACTATGATGAAGATTCAAACACTTTATTCTTGACTGGAAGG GGAGAAAGCACAGTTACAACTTTTGAAGTTGCTCATGATGCACCCCATCTCTTTGGTCTTTCACCATATAGACCATCAGGCCTTCATCAAGGATTTgcatttcttccaaaaataactTGCAATGTCAAAGAAGTGGAATTCGCTAAGGCTTTCCGCTTAACCAACAATACAATTGAACCCATTTCTTTTTCTGTTCCAAGAGTGAAGACTGCATATTTTCAAGATGATCTATTTCCACCTACACGGATCCTATGGGAACATACAATGTCTGCTGATGAATGGCTTCGTGGAGTTAAAAAAGATACTCCTCGAATCAGTCTCAAACCTGACGACATGAAATGTCTTAGTGAAGCTAATCAGGGATCAGATACATCCGTAACAAATGGTGTTAATGGCAGTGCTAAGCACAATATCAGAAACTCTCTTCCTAAATTAGAACAAATTAAAGAGAGAGCTGTAATCAACCCATCGGATTTAAGTGCAACTATTGCCAAGATCATTCCAAAAATGGATGATGTGTTAGAACAAGATCTTATGGAAGGTGTAGATCCCAGTGAATGG GACGAGTAA
- the pod1 gene encoding coronin-7 isoform X1, whose product MAWRFKASKYKNAAPIVPKFEQHIRDLSIGSYRSHGNFIAASAAFMAFNWDAHGSSLAVLPLEAKGRVNKTNIPVIHAHSDMVTDFKFSPFDDGLLATGSQDLTIKLWRIPESGLTSNLSNPELTLPLQPKRVETVEFHPAADNVLCTSSGTSLTIWDLIEAKDLYSFCNHEDEVQSVAWRNGSGRLLASQCKDKKLRILDPRQGSVAAICNSHEGLKDSKVVWIGDSDRLFTSGFSGDRLREITIRDMRNLETPVKNMGLDMSSGILVPLFDPDTNMCFLSGKGDRNIQFIELTDREPYIVEGLKYSGDQTKGACLVPKRAMNVMQGEVNRILQLCDSSIVPIMWQVPRKTYRDYHADIYPETNGLEASMSSGNWWSQNCDTPPSKIDLNPKSRLKENLVIFQETPLGQRELIKSVKSSNGKHSNGSSSVNGKKSKDDDDAFVKPSMVGIGNPRLVTRSASTACDSKKFSGSFVKPNIMSKPEFVPVSSSQAQISEDSSNDSNEGLAVLRRQPSIRDRKKLFEENIRKSLSDTKETVETDGTSTGSTTPSPTNSISPSEIKTIDENKENKLRNQSSIELRSKNPDQKVPRPMSKVFGRISKFKHLKGESLHKSKHFENLKNLSKTVPAECNMVHANRKRIVLPISGPGGKLAVFEISKSGRIPDGVLPVLINKSNVMDFMWDPFDDNHLVAACDDGYLRHWKIPDSGLKQPINEPDLCFQTHNDKVQIVKFHPLAKDIVLTACFNRSVRVWDLNDMSEPKFELKGHEDQLFSAEWSPCGKFVATLCKDKKIRIYEPRQSLLPIIEGGEVTPKKGARVVWVLNGQYLIITGFSRQSEQQVSVYKVDDLAQVNSVILAVSPSVLIPYYDEDSNTLFLTGRGESTVTTFEVAHDAPHLFGLSPYRPSGLHQGFAFLPKITCNVKEVEFAKAFRLTNNTIEPISFSVPRVKTAYFQDDLFPPTRILWEHTMSADEWLRGVKKDTPRISLKPDDMKCLSEANQGSDTSVTNGVNGSAKHNIRNSLPKLEQIKERAVINPSDLSATIAKIIPKMDDVLEQDLMEGVDPSEWDE is encoded by the exons ATGGCATGGAGATTTAAAGCCTCAAAGTACAAAAATGCTGCACCCATTGTACCCAAATTTGAACAACATATCCGTGATCTTTCTATTGGAAGTTATAGATCTCATGGAAATTTCATTGCTGCCAGTGCAGCCTTTATGGCCTTTAATTGGGATGCACATGGCTCGAGTCTAGCTGTATTACCTCTTGAGGCCAAGGGACGTGTTAACAAAACTAACATTCCAGTTATTCATGCTCACTCTGACATGGTGACGGACTTCAAGTTCTCTCCTTTTGATGATGGTCTATTGGCAACTGGATCTCAAGATTTGACG ATTAAATTGTGGAGAATTCCAGAGTCTGGACTAACTTCAAATCTATCCAATCCAGAACTTACACTCCCATTACAACCAAAGAGGGTTGAAACAGTTGAGTTTCACCCCGCTGCTGATAATGTTCTTTGTACTTCCTCCGGAACAAGTTTAACCATTTGGGATTTAATCGAAGCAAAGGATCTCTACTCTTTTTGT AACCATGAAGATGAAGTTCAAAGTGTGGCATGGCGCAATGGAAGTGGTCGATTACTAGCTTCTCAATGTAAAGACAAAAAACTTAGAATTTTGGACCCTAGACAAGGATCTGTTGCAGCCATATGCAATTCACACGAAGGACTCAAAGATTCTAAAGTTGTTTGGATCGGAGATTCGGATCGACTCTTTACATCTGGATTTAGTGGT GATAGACTTCGAGAAATAACCATTCGTGATATGAGAAATCTTGAAACTCCCGTCAAAAATATGGGACTGGATATGTCGTCAGG aatcctAGTTCCATTGTTTGATCCTGATACCAATATGTGCTTTCTTAGTGGAAAGGGAGATCGCAATATCCAATTTATTGAGCTTACTGATCGTGAACCTTACATTGTTGAAGGTTTGAAATATTCTGGCGATCAAACCAAAGGAGCATGCCTTGTACCTAAACGAGCCATGAATGTCATGCAAGGAGAAGTAAATCGCATTCTTCAATTGTGCGACTCTTCAATTGTCCCCATTATGTGGCAAGTTCCACGTAAA ACATATCGGGATTATCATGCTGATATCTATCCCGAGACAAATGGTCTTGAAGCCTCTATGAGCTCTGGAAACTGGTGGTCGCAAAATTGCGACACACCACCATCAAAAATTGATCTTAATCCTAAAAGTCGTCTCAAGGAAAACCTAGTCATATTTCAGGAAACTCCTCTAGGCCAAAGAGAACTCATTAAGTCAGTCAAGTCGTCCAACGGGAAACATTCAAATGGAAGTTCGAGTGTGAATGGGAAGAAGTCAAAGGATGATGAT GATGCTTTTGTTAAACCTAGTATGGTAGGTATTGGCAATCCTCGCTTAGTCACTCGTTCTGCTTCGACCGCTTGTGATTCTAAAAAGTTTAGCGGCTCCTTTGTAAAACCAAATATTATGTCAAAG cctGAATTTGTACCAGTCTCGTCTAGTCAAGCTCAAATCTCTGAGGATTCTTCTAATGATTCAAATGAAGGGCTTGCTGTTCTTCGAAGACAACCCAGCATTAGAGACAGAAAGAAA ctttttgaagaaaatataagaaaaagctTATCAGATACCAAAGAAA ccgTAGAAACAGATGGTACGTCTACTGGATCCACAACGCCGAGTCCAACAAACTCAATTTCCCCTAGTGAAATCAAAACCATTGatgaaaataaggaaaataaactCCGAAATCAATCATCAATAGAGTTAAGATCAAAAAATCCTGACCAAAAGGTACCTCGACCCATGAGTAAGGTATTTGGTCGTATATCTAAATTCAAACATCTGAAAGGTGAATCCCTACATAAAAgcaaacattttgaaaatttgaaaaatctcaGCAAGACTGTGCCTGCTGAATGTAATATGGTTCATG CCAATCGCAAGAGAATTGTTTTGCCTATATCAGGACCTGGAGGAAAATTAgctgtttttgaaatttcaaaatctggTCGTATTCCAGATGGAGTCCTGCCAGTCCTCATCAACAAGTCGAATGTTATGGACTTTATGTGGGATCCATTTGATGATAATCACTTGGTAGCTGCGTGCGATGATGGATATTTGAGGCACTGGAAAATCCCTGACAGCGGATTAAAACAGCCTATCAATGAACCTGATTTATGTTTCCAAACACATAATGATAAAGTTCAAATTGTTAAGTTCCATCCTTTGGCTAAAGATATTGTACTTACAGCATGTTTCAATCGCTCGGTTAGAGTATGGGATTTAAACGATATGAGTGAGCCCAAATTTGAACTAAAG gGTCATGAAGATCAACTCTTTAGTGCAGAGTGGAGCCCATGTGGAAAATTTGTTGCTACACTCtgtaaggataaaaaaatacgtatttatGAACCTAGACAAAGCTTACTACCTATAATTGAAGGAGGCGAAGTAACACCAAAGAAGGGTGCCCGTGTTGTATGGGTGCTTAATGgtcaatatttgataattacgGGTTTCAGTCGTCAATCTGAACAGCAGGTTTCCGTTTACAAGGTAGACGATTTAGCACAAGTTAATTCTGTCATTCTTGCTGTGAGTCCTTCAGTACTTATTCCCTACTATGATGAAGATTCAAACACTTTATTCTTGACTGGAAGG GGAGAAAGCACAGTTACAACTTTTGAAGTTGCTCATGATGCACCCCATCTCTTTGGTCTTTCACCATATAGACCATCAGGCCTTCATCAAGGATTTgcatttcttccaaaaataactTGCAATGTCAAAGAAGTGGAATTCGCTAAGGCTTTCCGCTTAACCAACAATACAATTGAACCCATTTCTTTTTCTGTTCCAAGAGTGAAGACTGCATATTTTCAAGATGATCTATTTCCACCTACACGGATCCTATGGGAACATACAATGTCTGCTGATGAATGGCTTCGTGGAGTTAAAAAAGATACTCCTCGAATCAGTCTCAAACCTGACGACATGAAATGTCTTAGTGAAGCTAATCAGGGATCAGATACATCCGTAACAAATGGTGTTAATGGCAGTGCTAAGCACAATATCAGAAACTCTCTTCCTAAATTAGAACAAATTAAAGAGAGAGCTGTAATCAACCCATCGGATTTAAGTGCAACTATTGCCAAGATCATTCCAAAAATGGATGATGTGTTAGAACAAGATCTTATGGAAGGTGTAGATCCCAGTGAATGG GACGAGTAA